One window of Bacillus sp. SM2101 genomic DNA carries:
- a CDS encoding IS3 family transposase, translated as WDNASMESFFSHLKTECFNLFTYKKPKEVKESIKHYIYFYNHERFQKKLNNLSPVEYKTLIA; from the coding sequence GCTGGGATAATGCAAGTATGGAGAGTTTTTTTAGTCACTTAAAAACTGAATGTTTTAATCTCTTTACTTATAAAAAACCTAAAGAAGTGAAAGAGTCAATAAAACACTATATTTATTTTTATAATCATGAAAGATTTCAAAAGAAACTCAACAACCTGAGTCCTGTTGAATATAAAACACTGATTGCATAA